The following coding sequences are from one Pseudonocardia sp. EC080619-01 window:
- a CDS encoding acyl-CoA dehydrogenase family protein, translating into MPVSDAELHARFRPLFDEIAAGAVERELHRRLPEKEIAALRDAGFGALRVPADRGGSGVTLRQLFALLVELAAADSNIPQALRTHLAFAELWQADPDDAVLRGRLEQIASGRLVGNAISERGGVVRDSSTTVLRRDGDRLLLDGEKFYCTGTLYADLVDVVALDPDGNRVTVLVETTAPGVERIDDWRGFGQKLTASGTTRFTGVEVDPAQVRPAPVDRHVPVRQAFLQLVQLAALAGIARRAADDVAAYVRDRKRNWPYGNADLPKDDPLVQQVVGKVDAVAFTVAATVDAAAASLDRALTEPEHADTAELDVYRAQSTVPQLVLDATSDLFEVGGASTVDVDRALDRHWRNARTLAVHNPIVYKQQVIGDHALNGTVPVLSLSSGVSG; encoded by the coding sequence GTGCCCGTGTCCGACGCCGAGCTGCACGCCCGGTTCCGCCCGCTGTTCGACGAGATCGCCGCCGGTGCGGTCGAGCGCGAGCTGCACCGCCGCCTGCCGGAGAAGGAGATCGCCGCGCTGCGCGACGCGGGGTTCGGAGCGCTGCGCGTGCCGGCCGACCGGGGTGGCTCGGGCGTCACGCTGCGGCAGCTGTTCGCGCTGCTCGTCGAGCTGGCGGCCGCGGACTCGAACATCCCGCAGGCACTGCGCACCCACCTGGCGTTCGCCGAGCTGTGGCAGGCGGACCCGGACGACGCGGTGCTGCGCGGCCGGCTGGAGCAGATCGCGTCCGGGAGGCTGGTCGGCAACGCGATCTCCGAGCGCGGCGGGGTGGTCCGCGACTCCTCCACCACGGTGCTGCGCCGCGACGGCGACCGGCTGCTGCTCGACGGCGAGAAGTTCTACTGCACCGGGACCCTCTACGCCGACCTCGTCGACGTCGTCGCGCTCGACCCGGACGGGAACCGGGTCACCGTGCTCGTCGAGACCACCGCGCCCGGCGTCGAGCGGATCGACGACTGGCGCGGGTTCGGGCAGAAGCTCACCGCCAGCGGCACCACCCGGTTCACCGGTGTCGAGGTCGACCCGGCCCAGGTCCGCCCGGCCCCGGTCGACCGGCACGTGCCGGTCCGGCAGGCGTTCCTGCAGCTCGTGCAGCTGGCGGCGCTCGCCGGGATCGCGCGGCGGGCGGCCGACGACGTCGCCGCCTACGTCCGGGACCGGAAGCGGAACTGGCCCTACGGCAACGCCGACCTGCCCAAGGACGACCCGCTGGTGCAGCAGGTCGTCGGGAAGGTCGACGCGGTCGCCTTCACGGTGGCCGCGACCGTCGACGCCGCCGCCGCCTCGCTGGACCGGGCGCTCACCGAACCGGAGCACGCCGACACCGCCGAGCTCGACGTCTACCGGGCCCAGTCGACCGTCCCGCAGCTCGTGCTGGACGCGACGTCGGACCTGTTCGAGGTGGGTGGGGCCTCCACGGTCGACGTCGACCGCGCGCTCGACCGGCACTGGCGCAACGCCCGGACGCTGGCCGTGCACAACCCGATCGTCTACAAGCAGCAGGTGATCGGTGACCACGCGCTCAACGGGACGGTGCCGGTGCTGTCGCTGTCCTCGGGCGTCTCCGGCTGA
- a CDS encoding LLM class flavin-dependent oxidoreductase, protein MTTRRIHLNAFDMTCAGHQSPGLWRHPDDESHRFHDLTYWTDLAQLLERGGFTSLFVADVLGLYDVYRGGPEPAIRDGIQVPVGDPTLAVSAMAAVTERLGFGITVSLTYEKPYAFARRLATLDHYTRGRVAWNVVTSYLDSAARNLGLEVQVPHDRRYDVADEFMDVVYQLWEASWDADAVRLDRENGIYTDPDKVHPIGHHGEFFDVPGIGLTEPSPQRTPTIFQAGASPRGSAFAARHAEGVFVTAATPETLAPRIAATRRTAAELGRDPRSLKYFSLLTVVTGATDAEAQEKYEDLRRYVSLEGALTLYGGWSGLDLSTMDPDEPLRYAETEALRSAVEQFTTADPDREWTPRDIAEHIGIGGMGAVVVGGPETVADEMARWVDVADVDGFNLAYATTPGTFADVVEHVVPELRRRGMLAERPEGATLREHLYGEGHAHALADHPAAAHVRRSVPA, encoded by the coding sequence GTGACCACCCGCCGGATCCACCTGAACGCGTTCGACATGACCTGCGCCGGGCACCAGTCCCCCGGCCTGTGGCGCCACCCCGACGACGAGTCGCACCGGTTCCACGACCTGACCTACTGGACCGACCTCGCGCAGCTGCTGGAGCGCGGCGGGTTCACCAGCCTGTTCGTCGCCGACGTCCTCGGGCTCTACGACGTCTACCGCGGCGGGCCGGAACCGGCGATCCGCGACGGCATCCAGGTCCCGGTCGGCGACCCGACACTGGCCGTCTCCGCGATGGCCGCGGTCACCGAGCGGCTCGGGTTCGGCATCACCGTGTCGCTGACCTACGAGAAGCCGTACGCGTTCGCCCGCCGCCTCGCCACGCTCGACCACTACACCCGCGGTCGGGTCGCCTGGAACGTCGTCACGTCGTACCTGGACTCGGCGGCACGCAACCTCGGGCTGGAGGTGCAGGTCCCGCACGACCGCCGCTACGACGTCGCCGACGAGTTCATGGACGTCGTCTACCAGCTGTGGGAGGCGTCCTGGGACGCCGACGCCGTGCGGCTCGACCGGGAGAACGGGATCTACACCGACCCGGACAAGGTCCACCCGATCGGCCACCACGGCGAGTTCTTCGACGTCCCCGGGATCGGCCTGACCGAGCCGTCGCCGCAGCGCACGCCGACGATCTTCCAGGCCGGCGCCTCACCGCGCGGCAGCGCCTTCGCCGCCCGGCACGCCGAGGGCGTCTTCGTCACCGCGGCCACCCCGGAGACCCTGGCGCCGCGGATCGCCGCGACCCGCCGCACCGCCGCCGAGCTCGGCCGGGACCCGCGGTCGCTGAAGTACTTCTCGCTGCTCACGGTCGTCACCGGCGCCACCGACGCCGAGGCGCAGGAGAAGTACGAGGACCTGCGCCGGTACGTCTCGCTGGAGGGGGCGCTCACCCTCTACGGCGGCTGGTCCGGCCTGGACCTGTCGACGATGGACCCGGACGAGCCGCTGCGCTACGCCGAGACCGAGGCGCTGCGCAGCGCCGTCGAGCAGTTCACCACCGCCGACCCGGACCGGGAGTGGACCCCGCGCGACATCGCCGAGCACATCGGCATCGGCGGGATGGGCGCGGTCGTCGTCGGCGGGCCGGAGACGGTCGCCGACGAGATGGCCCGCTGGGTCGACGTCGCCGACGTCGACGGGTTCAACCTCGCCTACGCCACCACCCCGGGGACCTTCGCCGACGTCGTCGAGCACGTGGTGCCCGAGCTGCGCCGGCGCGGGATGCTCGCCGAGCGCCCGGAGGGCGCCACCCTGCGCGAGCACCTCTACGGCGAGGGTCACGCCCACGCGCTCGCGGACCACCCCGCCGCGGCACACGTCCGCCGCTCCGTCCCGGCGTGA
- a CDS encoding putative leader peptide produces MGTRRGPTSPLLVSRRHVDLCRTGSAGCPAP; encoded by the coding sequence ATGGGCACCAGGCGCGGACCGACGTCGCCGCTGCTCGTGTCCCGGCGGCACGTCGACCTGTGCCGCACCGGGTCCGCCGGCTGTCCGGCCCCCTGA
- a CDS encoding TIGR03960 family B12-binding radical SAM protein, with amino-acid sequence MAPTSVFPVLESILPRVSKPVQYVGGEGNSQIKPWESATVRWALLYPDAYEVGLPNQGVQILYEVLNERTDALAERCYSVWPDLEELMRSTGVPAFTVDAHHPVGAFDVLGVSFSTELGYTNLLTTLDLAGVPLHATDRDESHPVVVAGGHAAFNPEPVADFVDVAALGDGEEVVGDITDVVKGWKDEGRPGGRHELLVRLAGTPGCYVPSLYDVTYGDDGAITAVAPAEDRVPATVQKRTTVELDEWPYPKKPLVPLAETVHERASVEIFRGCTRGCRFCQAGMITRPVRERSLQGIGEMVDAAVRSSGFDEVGLLSLSSADHSEIAEVTKGLADRYEGTNTSLSLPSTRVDAFNIDLANEISRNGRRSGLTFAPEGGSERIRRVINKMVSEDDLIRTCAEAFSQGWRQVKLYFMCGLPTETDEDVLEIAGMAYRVIQAGRKASGRNDVRCTISIGGFVPKPHTPFQWASQCHPEVVDSRLRKLREAVNADRKIGRNIGMRYHDGEPSLIEGLLARGDRRVGAVIERVWRDGGRFDGWSEHFSYTRWVDSAAAVLEPMGVDLDWFTTRERYEDEILPWDHLDSGLEKDWLWEDWQEALSGREQDDCRWTPCFDCGVCPSTGTDIEVGPSGTTLLPLTVVNPTASGAGSLPARPADATGQEPGSGG; translated from the coding sequence GTGGCACCCACCTCCGTCTTCCCTGTCCTGGAGTCGATCCTGCCCCGCGTCTCCAAGCCGGTGCAGTACGTCGGCGGTGAGGGGAACTCGCAGATCAAGCCGTGGGAGTCCGCGACCGTCCGCTGGGCCCTGCTGTACCCCGACGCCTACGAGGTCGGGCTGCCCAACCAGGGCGTGCAGATCCTCTACGAGGTCCTCAACGAGCGCACGGACGCCCTCGCCGAACGCTGCTACTCGGTCTGGCCCGACCTCGAGGAGCTGATGCGCTCCACCGGCGTCCCGGCCTTCACCGTCGACGCCCACCACCCGGTCGGCGCGTTCGACGTGCTCGGCGTGTCGTTCTCCACCGAGCTCGGCTACACGAACCTGCTCACCACCCTCGACCTCGCCGGCGTCCCGCTGCACGCGACGGACCGCGACGAGAGCCACCCGGTCGTCGTCGCGGGCGGGCACGCGGCGTTCAACCCGGAGCCGGTCGCCGACTTCGTCGACGTCGCCGCCCTCGGTGACGGCGAGGAGGTCGTCGGCGACATCACCGACGTCGTGAAGGGCTGGAAGGACGAGGGCCGCCCCGGCGGCCGGCACGAGCTGCTGGTCCGGCTCGCCGGCACCCCCGGCTGCTACGTCCCCTCGCTCTACGACGTGACCTACGGCGACGACGGCGCGATCACCGCCGTCGCCCCCGCCGAGGACCGGGTCCCCGCGACCGTCCAGAAGCGGACGACGGTCGAGCTGGACGAGTGGCCCTACCCGAAGAAGCCGCTGGTCCCGCTGGCCGAGACGGTGCACGAGCGGGCGTCGGTGGAGATCTTCCGCGGCTGCACCCGCGGCTGCCGGTTCTGCCAGGCCGGGATGATCACCCGTCCGGTGCGGGAGCGGTCGCTGCAGGGCATCGGCGAGATGGTCGACGCCGCCGTCCGGTCGTCCGGGTTCGACGAGGTCGGCCTGCTGTCGCTGTCGAGCGCCGACCACTCCGAGATCGCCGAGGTCACCAAGGGGCTCGCCGACCGCTACGAGGGCACCAACACCTCGCTGTCGCTGCCGAGCACCCGGGTCGACGCGTTCAACATCGACCTCGCCAACGAGATCTCCCGCAACGGGCGCCGCTCCGGGCTGACGTTCGCCCCGGAGGGCGGTTCCGAGCGGATCCGCCGCGTGATCAACAAGATGGTGTCCGAGGACGACCTCATCCGGACCTGCGCGGAGGCGTTCTCGCAGGGCTGGCGGCAGGTGAAGCTCTACTTCATGTGCGGCCTCCCGACCGAGACCGACGAGGACGTCCTGGAGATCGCCGGGATGGCCTACCGGGTGATCCAGGCGGGCCGGAAGGCGTCCGGCCGCAACGACGTCCGCTGCACCATCTCGATCGGCGGGTTCGTGCCGAAGCCGCACACCCCGTTCCAGTGGGCCTCGCAGTGCCACCCGGAGGTCGTCGACTCCCGGCTGCGCAAGCTGCGCGAGGCCGTGAACGCCGACCGCAAGATCGGCCGCAACATCGGCATGCGGTACCACGACGGCGAGCCCTCGCTGATCGAGGGACTGCTCGCCCGCGGCGACCGCCGGGTCGGCGCCGTGATCGAGCGGGTCTGGCGCGACGGCGGCCGGTTCGACGGCTGGTCCGAGCACTTCTCCTACACCCGCTGGGTCGACTCCGCCGCCGCGGTACTGGAGCCGATGGGCGTCGACCTCGACTGGTTCACCACCCGCGAGCGGTACGAGGACGAGATCCTCCCGTGGGACCACCTCGACTCCGGTCTGGAGAAGGACTGGCTGTGGGAGGACTGGCAGGAGGCGCTGTCCGGGCGCGAGCAGGACGACTGCCGCTGGACCCCGTGCTTCGACTGCGGCGTCTGCCCCTCCACCGGCACCGACATCGAGGTCGGCCCCAGCGGCACCACGCTGCTGCCGCTCACGGTGGTCAACCCGACGGCGTCCGGTGCCGGGTCGCTCCCGGCACGACCGGCGGACGCGACGGGGCAGGAGCCGGGGTCGGGTGGCTGA
- a CDS encoding GNAT family N-acetyltransferase — MAENGLSSIPDPAVDDATGGSWEHGGRRLRVRVADERDVAALARLRRQWMEERAGRAVGDPSFDEAFAAWWRVEQPRRAFWIAEAGSDRAGWTPVGSINALETVQMPRPGGRGARTGQVGNAFVLAAFAEAGVPRVLLSAVVAHARARGYRRLMLAPTAGSAAFYRRAGFLPAGDALLVLEP; from the coding sequence GTGGCTGAGAACGGACTGTCCTCGATCCCCGATCCCGCCGTCGACGACGCCACCGGCGGGTCCTGGGAGCACGGCGGCCGTCGGCTGCGGGTGCGCGTCGCCGACGAGCGCGACGTCGCCGCGCTGGCCCGGCTGCGCCGCCAGTGGATGGAGGAGCGCGCGGGCCGCGCGGTCGGCGACCCGTCGTTCGACGAGGCGTTCGCCGCCTGGTGGCGGGTGGAGCAGCCACGCCGGGCGTTCTGGATCGCCGAGGCCGGCAGCGACCGCGCCGGCTGGACGCCGGTCGGCTCGATCAACGCGCTGGAGACGGTGCAGATGCCCCGTCCCGGCGGGCGCGGCGCCCGCACCGGGCAGGTCGGGAACGCGTTCGTACTGGCGGCCTTCGCCGAGGCCGGGGTGCCGCGGGTGCTGCTGTCGGCGGTCGTCGCGCACGCCAGGGCCCGCGGGTACCGGCGGCTGATGCTCGCCCCCACCGCGGGCAGCGCCGCCTTCTACCGGCGGGCCGGGTTCCTGCCCGCCGGTGACGCGCTGCTCGTGCTGGAGCCGTAG
- a CDS encoding class I SAM-dependent methyltransferase — translation MTATPDLSAIGAKHRSVWSSGDYGTVAADLIPGLGTVLVEATGVGPGEQVLDIAAGTGNAAIPAALAGAEVVASDLTPELLAEGARIADARGIGLEWVEADAHALPFEDAMFDVVLSCVGVMFAPFHERAAAELLRVCRPGGRIGLLNWTPTGFIGGMFTTLRPFVPAPPPGATPGPRWGDEAHVRGLLGDGVRDVQASTGIARLAVTDSPEEFRAWWKRNYGPVIAAYAGLAGDADRTAELDGAFLDHLERTRTGDHWDAEYLVVTAVRT, via the coding sequence ATGACCGCCACCCCGGACCTGTCCGCGATCGGCGCGAAGCACCGCTCCGTGTGGAGCTCGGGCGACTACGGCACGGTCGCCGCCGACCTCATCCCCGGGCTCGGGACCGTCCTGGTCGAGGCCACCGGCGTCGGCCCCGGCGAGCAGGTGCTCGACATCGCCGCGGGCACCGGCAACGCGGCGATCCCGGCCGCGCTGGCCGGTGCCGAGGTGGTCGCGTCCGACCTCACCCCCGAGCTGCTGGCCGAGGGCGCGCGGATCGCCGACGCCCGCGGGATCGGGCTGGAGTGGGTCGAGGCCGACGCGCACGCCCTCCCCTTCGAGGACGCGATGTTCGACGTCGTGCTCTCCTGCGTGGGCGTGATGTTCGCCCCGTTCCACGAGCGGGCCGCCGCCGAGCTGCTGCGGGTCTGCCGGCCCGGCGGGCGGATCGGCCTGCTGAACTGGACCCCGACCGGGTTCATCGGCGGGATGTTCACGACCCTGCGGCCGTTCGTACCGGCCCCGCCGCCCGGTGCCACGCCCGGCCCGCGCTGGGGCGACGAGGCGCACGTGCGCGGCCTGCTCGGCGACGGCGTCCGGGACGTGCAGGCCTCGACCGGCATCGCGCGGCTGGCGGTGACCGACTCACCCGAGGAGTTCCGGGCCTGGTGGAAGCGCAACTACGGACCCGTGATCGCCGCCTACGCCGGGCTCGCCGGGGACGCGGACCGGACCGCGGAGCTCGACGGGGCGTTCCTCGACCATCTGGAGCGCACCCGGACCGGCGACCACTGGGACGCCGAGTACCTGGTGGTCACGGCCGTGCGGACCTGA
- a CDS encoding TIGR03936 family radical SAM-associated protein produces the protein MARVKAGAAANPAPPTVQRVRLRFAKRGRLRFLSHRDVARSFERAVRRAGVPVSHSHGFSPHPRLSWVGAAPTGAASEAEYVEMGLTRELDPAVVCEAMDRALPDGLDVLEAVVAEPPALAERIDAGRWRLEVRGVPHADVEAAVATLLERESVVVIRVTPSGRKEIDVRAALVSLSVDPQVSDDVPDPAAGSPGPATGCAILTAVVRQTTPTVRPDDVLGALGVVADLAPPVPVTATRLAQGLLDDGGDLVDPLGAVPATRGRPVGS, from the coding sequence ATGGCACGTGTGAAGGCGGGAGCGGCGGCGAACCCGGCACCACCGACGGTGCAGCGGGTGCGGCTGCGCTTCGCCAAGCGCGGCCGGCTGCGCTTCCTGTCCCACCGTGACGTGGCCCGCAGCTTCGAGCGTGCGGTGCGCCGGGCCGGCGTCCCGGTGTCGCACTCGCACGGGTTCAGCCCGCACCCGCGGCTGTCCTGGGTCGGTGCCGCGCCGACCGGCGCGGCCAGCGAGGCCGAGTACGTCGAGATGGGCCTCACCCGCGAGCTCGATCCGGCGGTGGTGTGCGAGGCGATGGACCGCGCGCTCCCGGACGGTCTCGACGTCCTGGAGGCCGTCGTCGCCGAGCCGCCGGCGCTCGCCGAGCGGATCGACGCCGGCCGGTGGCGCCTGGAGGTGCGGGGCGTGCCGCACGCCGACGTCGAGGCGGCCGTCGCGACGCTCCTGGAGCGGGAGTCGGTGGTGGTGATCCGTGTCACTCCGTCGGGCCGCAAGGAGATCGACGTGCGTGCCGCACTGGTCTCGCTGTCGGTCGATCCCCAGGTGAGTGACGACGTCCCGGACCCGGCGGCGGGTTCCCCGGGTCCGGCTACCGGCTGTGCGATACTGACGGCGGTCGTTCGGCAGACGACACCGACCGTTCGACCCGACGACGTACTGGGTGCGCTCGGTGTTGTCGCAGACCTGGCGCCACCGGTACCGGTGACGGCCACCCGATTGGCGCAGGGTCTGCTCGACGACGGGGGCGACCTGGTGGACCCGCTCGGTGCGGTACCGGCGACCCGGGGCCGACCGGTCGGATCCTGA
- a CDS encoding translation initiation factor IF-2 N-terminal domain-containing protein: protein MSVNDAPAGGTGGPSGEPVPTPDLPEKMRVHALAKLLGRASKDVLGALTTLGHEVRSVQSNITRATAEQVLAALAPVAGEGDTEPSAAEPSPTEPSLAESSAAEPSVAEPVEPAAADLGQDAPAPERTGRRTGPRAAAHNPFGPADSGPAATRASAPAEPAAFAPAFAAPMFQAPTAPAAPAAPPASAPAGTEDGEGTGGARKGRKGRKKQRDAEAVAEDEQATTPAGDTAAEDSADPADSDADSGGTDSADADADRSEDDADGDARRRRRRGRRGRGRGKGGDEQGENDQDADDTDSDSDAGSGEGSGEETPAGSGDSGDGDGDEQSSGGSRRRRRRRRKGGSDVEDRSEDDPPNTVTKVREARSDSGSSSSDDQVQGVRGSTRLEAKRQRRRDGRDAGRRRPPILSESEFLARRESVDRQMVIRQLADRTEIGVLEDSVLVEHFITGGGSGSSMVGNIYLGRVQNVLPSMEAAFVDIGRGRNAVLYAGEVNWDAAGLNGKARKIEQALSSGDQVLVQVTKDPVGHKGARLTTQISLAGRFLVYVPSGGAAGISRKLPDTERKRLKEMLKEIVPSEAGVIIRTASEGVSHDALERDVRRLQAQWEVVKEKSEKTGPGAPKAPTLLYEEPDMLVKVVRDQFNEDFSKLIVSGADAWDTVSGYVEHVASELTERMHRHTGPSDVFTEYRIDEQLLKALDRKVWLPSGGTLVIDRTEAMTVVDVNTGKFTGSGGNLEETVTRNNLEAAEEVVRQLRLRDIGGIIVVDFIDMVLEANRDLVLRRLTECLARDRTRHQVAEVTSLGLVQMTRKRVGGGLLEHFSTPCEHCRGRGVVISTDPAEQHQHQHNGNGNGNGRGGNDNGNNGGGNGDGGGRRRRRRGGGDSGNGAPSGQSNGSDQGSDGNGSDRNGSDRNGADHGSDRNGNGSAERSVDTTTAVAGVAAVAAAAQGGEGASAGTTVPDTPESGTEPARSTPTGSAPAEDAPAGTGPAPADTTVTDAAPAPPVDPDAGPAVAEPVGELTGSAVPSAGAEPAGRARKTEPAEPVEEAVPEAPAPRRRKVSRSAGAPVAAGEPVVITTSSPSGESGAGETGTGEAATGDAPATPDHPEAAEAVSRPRRRRRTASRPAGPPQDGG, encoded by the coding sequence ATGTCCGTGAACGACGCGCCCGCCGGTGGTACCGGCGGGCCCTCCGGTGAGCCCGTCCCGACCCCGGACCTGCCGGAGAAGATGCGGGTGCACGCACTGGCCAAGCTGCTCGGCCGGGCCAGCAAGGACGTCCTCGGAGCGCTGACGACGCTCGGCCACGAGGTCCGCAGCGTCCAGTCCAACATCACCCGCGCGACGGCCGAGCAGGTCCTCGCGGCACTGGCCCCGGTGGCCGGGGAGGGTGACACCGAGCCGTCGGCCGCCGAGCCGTCCCCCACCGAGCCGTCCCTGGCTGAGTCGTCCGCCGCCGAGCCTTCCGTCGCCGAGCCGGTCGAGCCGGCCGCCGCGGACCTCGGGCAGGACGCCCCGGCGCCCGAGCGGACCGGGCGGCGGACCGGCCCGCGGGCGGCCGCACACAACCCGTTCGGACCGGCCGACTCCGGGCCGGCCGCGACCCGGGCCTCCGCACCCGCGGAGCCGGCCGCCTTCGCGCCCGCCTTCGCCGCCCCGATGTTCCAGGCCCCGACCGCGCCGGCCGCCCCCGCGGCGCCGCCCGCGTCCGCGCCGGCCGGCACGGAGGACGGCGAGGGCACCGGTGGCGCCAGGAAGGGCCGCAAGGGCCGGAAGAAGCAGCGCGACGCCGAGGCCGTGGCCGAGGACGAGCAGGCCACCACCCCGGCGGGCGACACCGCCGCCGAGGACTCCGCCGACCCCGCCGACTCCGACGCCGACTCCGGTGGGACGGACTCCGCCGATGCCGACGCCGACCGATCCGAGGACGACGCCGACGGCGACGCCCGCCGGCGCCGCCGTCGTGGCCGTCGTGGCCGTGGCCGGGGCAAGGGCGGCGACGAGCAGGGCGAGAACGACCAGGACGCCGACGACACCGACTCCGACTCCGACGCCGGGTCCGGTGAGGGCTCCGGTGAGGAGACCCCGGCCGGGTCGGGGGACTCCGGTGACGGCGACGGGGACGAGCAGTCGTCGGGCGGCTCCCGCCGCCGGCGCCGCCGCCGTCGCAAGGGCGGGTCCGACGTCGAGGACCGCTCCGAGGACGACCCGCCGAACACCGTCACCAAGGTCCGTGAGGCCCGCTCCGACTCCGGCTCGTCGTCCTCCGACGACCAGGTGCAGGGCGTGCGTGGCTCGACCCGGCTCGAGGCGAAGCGCCAGCGCCGCCGCGACGGCCGGGACGCCGGCCGCCGCCGCCCGCCGATCCTGTCCGAGTCCGAGTTCCTGGCCCGCCGGGAGTCCGTCGACCGGCAGATGGTGATCCGCCAGCTGGCCGACCGCACCGAGATCGGCGTGCTGGAGGACTCGGTCCTCGTCGAGCACTTCATCACCGGTGGCGGTTCCGGCTCCTCCATGGTGGGCAACATCTACCTCGGCCGGGTGCAGAACGTGCTGCCGTCGATGGAGGCGGCCTTCGTCGACATCGGGCGCGGCCGCAACGCCGTGCTCTACGCCGGTGAGGTCAACTGGGACGCCGCCGGTCTCAACGGCAAGGCCCGCAAGATCGAGCAGGCGCTGTCGTCCGGCGACCAGGTGCTGGTGCAGGTCACCAAGGACCCGGTCGGGCACAAGGGAGCCCGGCTGACCACGCAGATCTCGCTGGCCGGCCGGTTCCTGGTCTACGTGCCCTCCGGCGGTGCCGCGGGCATCTCCCGCAAGCTGCCCGACACCGAGCGCAAGCGGCTCAAGGAGATGCTGAAGGAGATCGTCCCGTCCGAGGCCGGGGTGATCATCCGGACGGCGTCCGAGGGCGTCTCGCACGACGCCCTGGAGCGTGACGTCCGCCGGCTGCAGGCGCAGTGGGAGGTCGTCAAGGAGAAGTCCGAGAAGACCGGCCCCGGCGCACCGAAGGCCCCGACGCTCCTCTACGAGGAGCCGGACATGCTGGTCAAGGTCGTCCGGGACCAGTTCAACGAGGACTTCTCGAAGCTGATCGTGTCCGGGGCGGACGCCTGGGACACCGTCTCGGGCTACGTCGAGCACGTGGCCTCCGAGCTGACCGAGCGGATGCACCGGCACACCGGCCCGTCCGACGTCTTCACCGAGTACCGGATCGACGAGCAGCTGCTCAAGGCGCTGGACCGGAAGGTCTGGCTGCCGTCGGGCGGCACGCTGGTGATCGACCGGACCGAGGCGATGACCGTCGTCGACGTCAACACCGGCAAGTTCACCGGCTCCGGCGGCAACCTCGAGGAGACCGTCACCCGGAACAACCTGGAGGCGGCCGAGGAGGTCGTCCGCCAGCTCCGGCTCCGCGACATCGGCGGGATCATCGTCGTCGACTTCATCGACATGGTGCTGGAGGCGAACCGCGACCTCGTGCTGCGCCGCCTCACCGAGTGCCTGGCCCGCGACCGCACCCGGCACCAGGTGGCCGAGGTGACCTCGCTCGGCCTGGTGCAGATGACCCGCAAGCGGGTCGGCGGGGGGCTGCTGGAGCACTTCTCGACGCCGTGCGAGCACTGCCGTGGCCGTGGCGTGGTGATCTCCACCGATCCGGCGGAGCAGCACCAGCACCAGCACAACGGGAACGGCAACGGCAACGGCCGGGGCGGCAACGACAACGGCAACAACGGCGGCGGCAACGGTGACGGCGGTGGCCGTCGGCGGCGTCGTCGCGGCGGCGGGGACTCCGGCAACGGGGCCCCGTCCGGCCAGTCGAACGGCTCCGACCAGGGCTCGGACGGCAACGGCTCGGACCGCAACGGCTCGGACCGCAACGGTGCCGACCACGGTTCCGACCGGAACGGCAACGGCTCGGCCGAGCGCTCCGTGGACACCACCACCGCCGTGGCCGGCGTGGCCGCGGTCGCCGCGGCCGCACAGGGCGGCGAGGGCGCGTCGGCCGGCACCACGGTCCCCGACACCCCGGAGTCCGGCACCGAGCCGGCACGGTCCACGCCGACCGGGTCCGCGCCTGCCGAGGACGCGCCGGCCGGCACCGGGCCCGCCCCGGCGGACACCACGGTCACCGACGCCGCGCCCGCCCCGCCCGTCGACCCGGACGCCGGTCCGGCCGTCGCCGAGCCGGTCGGCGAGCTGACCGGCTCCGCCGTCCCGTCCGCCGGCGCCGAGCCCGCCGGGCGGGCGCGCAAGACCGAGCCCGCCGAGCCCGTCGAGGAGGCGGTGCCGGAGGCACCCGCTCCGCGCCGTCGCAAGGTCAGCCGCTCGGCCGGGGCCCCGGTCGCGGCCGGTGAGCCGGTCGTCATCACCACCTCGTCCCCGTCCGGTGAGTCCGGCGCGGGGGAGACGGGGACGGGGGAGGCCGCCACCGGCGACGCCCCCGCCACCCCGGACCACCCGGAGGCGGCCGAGGCCGTCTCCCGGCCCCGCCGCCGTCGTCGTACGGCGTCCCGCCCCGCGGGCCCGCCCCAGGACGGGGGGTGA
- the rplU gene encoding 50S ribosomal protein L21, whose amino-acid sequence MYAIVKTGGKQYKVAVDDVVTVEKIDGEPGAEISLPAVLLVDGDQVTTDASGLTSAVSATVVEHTKGPKIRIHKFKNKTGYHKRQGHRQPLTKVQVTAIGK is encoded by the coding sequence ATGTACGCGATCGTCAAGACCGGCGGCAAGCAGTACAAGGTGGCCGTCGACGACGTGGTCACCGTCGAGAAGATCGACGGTGAGCCCGGCGCCGAGATCAGCCTTCCCGCCGTGCTGCTCGTCGACGGCGACCAGGTGACCACCGATGCCAGCGGCCTCACCTCCGCGGTGTCCGCCACCGTCGTCGAGCACACGAAGGGTCCGAAGATCCGGATCCACAAGTTCAAGAACAAGACCGGGTACCACAAGCGTCAGGGTCACCGCCAGCCCCTGACGAAGGTCCAGGTCACCGCGATCGGCAAGTAA